In Populus nigra chromosome 1, ddPopNigr1.1, whole genome shotgun sequence, one genomic interval encodes:
- the LOC133683903 gene encoding probable 2-oxoglutarate-dependent dioxygenase AOP1.2, which yields MILESMSLGNYLDEHMSSTTCVLRVMKYQVPQITEPTYTSKPHTDKNLITILYQNQVDGLEVQTKHGEWIGVELSQDHSFVILIGESFRAWTNGRLHPPYHRVRMSGSEARYSAGLFSFFKAGYKTKTPEDLIDEDHPLLYKPFDYFEFLKFFSAWAPKAQPNQCALKAYCGV from the exons ATGATTTTGGAGAGCATGAGTCTTGGAAATTACTTGGATGAACACATGAGCTCGACTACTTGTGTTCTTAGAGTAATGAAATATCAAGTGCCTCAAATTACTGAACCAACGTATACCTCAAAGCCCCACACAGATAAGAACTTAATTACTATATTGTATCAAAATCAAGTTGATGGGCTGGAGGTACAAACCAAACATGGTGAGTGGATTGGTGTGGAACTCTCACAAGATCACTCTTTTGTCATCTTGATTGGGGAATCCTTTAGA GCATGGACGAATGGTCGATTGCACCCGCCGTATCACCGCGTAAGGATGAGTGGAAGCGAGGCAAGGTACTCTGCtggattgttttcctttttcaaagcaggttataaaaccaaaacccctgAAGACTTGATCGATGAAGATCATCCCTTGCTTTACAAGCCATTTGATtattttgaattcctcaagttTTTTTCGGCCTGGGCACCCAAGGCTCAGCCTAATCAGTGTGCTTTAAAGGCTTACTGTGGTGTGTGA
- the LOC133681543 gene encoding probable 2-oxoglutarate-dependent dioxygenase AOP1, which produces MSQETPFQLPIIDFCKSDLKPGTSEWDLVKSRVWKAISEHGCFKALLDKIPLHVEKSFLGEVKELFDIPLQTKRQHVSEIPFYSYFGKSTPPLQYESFGIEDPSIFDNCNNFTNVLWPHGNPDFRKSVKYFTAQVSQFEKLIRRMILESMGLDNYMDEHMSSTSCVLRVMKYQAPQITEPTYTKHHTDKNLITILYQNQVDGLEVQTKHGMDEWSIAPALPSIDFCKSDLKPGTSEWDLVKSRVWKAISEHGCFKALLDKIPLHVEKSFLGEVKELFDIPLQTKRQHVSEIPFYSYFGKSTPPLQYESFGIEDPSIFDNCNNFTNVLWPHGNPDFR; this is translated from the exons ATGAGCCAGGAAACTCCTTTTCAGCTTCCTATAATAGATTTCTGCAAGTCAGATCTAAAGCCAGGAACTTCAGAGTGGGACTTGGTGAAATCTCGAGTTTGGAAGGCAATTTCAGAGCATGGTTGCTTCAAGGCTTTGCTTGACAAAATTCCTCTGCATGTCGAGAAGTCATTTCTTGGTGAAGTGAAAGAGCTCTTCGACATACCCCTTCAGACGAAAAGGCAACATGTTTCTGAAATACCCTTTTATAGCTATTTTGGGAAATCCACACCTCCGCTGCAATATGAAAGCTTTGGTATTGAGGATCCCAGCATCTTCGACAACTGCAACAACTTCACCAATGTCTTGTGGCCACATGGAAACCCAGATTTTAG AAaaagtgtaaaatattttacagcaCAAGTATCACAATTTGAGAAACTCATAAGGAGGATGATTTTGGAGAGCATGGGTCTTGACAATTACATGGATGAACACATGAGCTCGACTTCTTGTGTTCTTAGAGTAATGAAATATCAAGCGCCTCAAATTACTGAACCAACGTATACAAAGCACCACACAGATAAGAACTTAATTACTATATTGTATCAAAATCAAGTTGATGGGCTGGAGGTACAAACCAAACATG GCATGGACGAATGGTCGATTGCACCCGCc CTTCCTTCAATAGATTTCTGCAAGTCAGATCTAAAGCCAGGAACTTCAGAGTGGGACTTGGTGAAATCTCGAGTTTGGAAGGCAATTTCAGAGCATGGTTGCTTCAAGGCTTTGCTTGACAAAATTCCTCTGCATGTCGAGAAGTCATTTCTTGGTGAAGTGAAAGAGCTCTTCGACATACCCCTTCAGACGAAAAGGCAACATGTTTCTGAAATACCCTTTTATAGCTATTTTGGGAAATCCACACCTCCGCTGCAATATGAAAGCTTTGGTATTGAGGATCCCAGCATCTTCGACAACTGCAACAACTTCACCAATGTCTTGTGGCCACATGGAAATCCAGATTTTAG GTGA